A region of Paenibacillus sp. 37 DNA encodes the following proteins:
- a CDS encoding DUF11 domain-containing protein, which yields MIFIPLVVRSTVNATGAITFTGNTLGLSRSETAGVPGTQDSIGGFTTTNTSVQYGTYPLGTTSLYQSNSSAAILVLPAGSTVLYAELIWGGSYINGTVNLSSAINNPVTFTTPAGSFSVTPDPVTYNQFDLGNNAAGYVRSANVTTLVQNGGAGTYITGAVVGTIVITNDSTANHAGWTLGVIYQNPNLPFRNMSLRAGGVLVQSTSPPVVTTLTGFATPLSGVLGGRALFSAQEGDANRTGDQALFGPTSATSVALSGPNNLAANFFASQINGDTGALNTTGTFGTRNQTNGAPGTNIIGGRQGWDITNVDVSARLINNQSSAVLTLTTSGDAYIVNANAIQVDINAPKITVAKASVASGAVAGDSVLYTVTVSNAGTASAASVVLSDSLPAGLTFIPGSVTVAGIPRPTLDVTAGIPLGSLNLSSSIVVTYRALIGQDASILQLVNSANAAFTFQSVAGGAVITGVIPSNNSTLTVYSPNLSVVKSASTTNATVGDLVTYTLQVNNGGNVAANVTLRDNIPSGSSYVAGSFRLNGNVIAGANPVTGVNLGSLAAGSANTVTFQVLVTSLPTPPTLVDQATASYSFNSPDGRTITGNIASNTLTIPVTLPNVTTVKSASVTDVAVGETFTYTIVTTNSGIQVINNVVLTDALPAGTTFVSGSATVRGTVVPSANPSSGISIGTLAAGSSATVTFQVNVQSLPASGSLVNRAVVSYSSGSFTGISNSNSITTPVYQAVVGINKSASQTNATLGDQIAYTLAVTNSGNIATQVNVTDTIPAGLTFVPDSVTVNGTARPGTSPLTGITLGSLSPGATATVVFRATLSTLPSPPTLENQGTATYTYQLPSGRNLSGSSQSNIVRIPASAPNISISKTVNTPDATVGDILTYTVIATNAGISAVQNLVISDAPSGSEFVPGSVTINGSAVTSASPVA from the coding sequence GTGATCTTCATTCCTCTTGTCGTTCGTTCAACCGTTAATGCTACGGGAGCAATTACATTTACAGGAAATACGCTTGGACTGAGTCGTTCAGAAACGGCGGGAGTACCCGGAACACAGGATAGTATTGGAGGTTTTACCACAACCAACACCAGCGTCCAATACGGCACCTACCCACTGGGGACCACAAGCTTGTATCAGAGTAACAGTTCCGCTGCTATCCTTGTTCTTCCTGCGGGAAGTACCGTTCTGTATGCGGAATTAATCTGGGGCGGAAGTTATATCAATGGAACTGTCAATCTGAGCTCAGCGATCAACAATCCGGTAACGTTCACTACCCCTGCAGGTTCATTCAGTGTTACACCTGACCCGGTGACTTACAATCAGTTTGATCTGGGTAACAACGCCGCAGGTTATGTACGTTCCGCCAATGTGACGACACTTGTACAAAATGGGGGAGCAGGTACATATATCACCGGAGCAGTGGTAGGGACTATAGTTATTACAAATGATTCCACGGCCAATCATGCGGGATGGACACTTGGCGTTATTTATCAGAATCCCAATCTCCCTTTTCGCAACATGTCTTTGCGTGCAGGCGGCGTACTTGTGCAATCCACTTCACCACCGGTCGTAACAACATTGACTGGATTCGCCACCCCCCTCTCCGGTGTACTCGGAGGAAGAGCGCTGTTCAGTGCCCAGGAAGGTGACGCGAACCGGACTGGAGATCAGGCATTATTCGGGCCAACCTCAGCTACATCGGTTGCTTTGTCCGGGCCCAATAATCTGGCTGCGAACTTTTTTGCATCCCAAATCAATGGGGATACGGGAGCGCTTAACACAACAGGGACTTTCGGAACACGAAACCAGACTAACGGGGCCCCAGGCACCAATATTATCGGTGGACGACAAGGCTGGGATATTACCAATGTGGATGTATCTGCGAGACTGATTAACAACCAGTCTTCTGCTGTGTTAACGCTGACGACCTCGGGGGATGCCTACATTGTCAATGCCAATGCGATTCAGGTGGATATCAATGCGCCCAAAATTACAGTGGCCAAGGCATCCGTTGCCTCCGGCGCGGTGGCGGGAGATAGTGTTCTCTATACTGTTACCGTCAGCAATGCAGGTACAGCCAGTGCGGCCAGCGTTGTGTTATCCGATTCACTGCCTGCAGGGCTTACCTTCATTCCAGGGAGTGTAACGGTCGCAGGGATACCCCGCCCAACACTCGATGTGACCGCAGGCATTCCGCTGGGTTCATTAAACCTGTCCAGCAGCATCGTAGTCACCTATCGTGCGCTCATTGGTCAGGATGCAAGCATATTGCAGCTGGTGAATTCAGCGAATGCCGCTTTTACATTTCAAAGTGTGGCAGGGGGGGCAGTGATTACGGGAGTTATTCCGTCCAATAACTCCACCCTTACTGTTTATTCGCCAAACCTGTCCGTTGTGAAATCGGCGAGTACCACCAATGCCACGGTGGGTGACCTGGTTACCTATACACTCCAAGTGAACAACGGAGGGAATGTTGCTGCCAACGTTACATTGAGGGATAACATACCAAGTGGTAGCTCATATGTAGCAGGCAGCTTTCGTCTGAATGGAAATGTGATTGCTGGTGCCAATCCGGTTACTGGCGTTAATCTGGGGAGCCTCGCGGCAGGAAGTGCCAATACCGTGACCTTTCAGGTGCTTGTAACAAGCTTGCCGACACCGCCGACTCTTGTGGATCAGGCTACGGCTTCTTATTCCTTTAATTCACCTGATGGTCGGACGATCACGGGAAACATCGCCTCGAATACCTTAACGATCCCGGTAACATTGCCCAATGTGACCACGGTAAAATCAGCATCCGTTACCGATGTTGCAGTCGGGGAGACCTTCACGTACACCATAGTTACTACCAACAGCGGTATTCAGGTGATTAACAATGTGGTACTTACAGATGCGCTCCCTGCTGGAACAACCTTTGTTTCTGGCAGTGCAACCGTAAGAGGAACTGTCGTACCGTCTGCGAATCCGAGCAGTGGCATCTCTATTGGGACATTGGCGGCCGGAAGTTCTGCAACGGTGACGTTTCAGGTGAATGTGCAGTCTCTTCCTGCTTCAGGTTCTTTAGTTAATCGAGCGGTAGTGTCCTATAGCTCTGGTTCGTTCACGGGCATTTCCAACTCCAATTCCATTACAACCCCTGTATACCAAGCCGTTGTCGGTATCAACAAGTCGGCAAGCCAAACCAATGCGACACTGGGGGATCAGATTGCATACACACTTGCAGTCACGAACAGTGGAAACATAGCGACTCAAGTGAATGTGACCGATACGATTCCAGCGGGGCTGACGTTTGTCCCGGATTCGGTAACCGTGAATGGTACTGCGCGTCCGGGAACCAGCCCCTTAACCGGTATAACGCTGGGCAGTCTCTCGCCAGGTGCTACGGCAACGGTCGTATTTCGCGCAACACTGAGTACACTTCCATCTCCGCCAACACTGGAGAATCAGGGTACCGCAACTTATACGTACCAGCTTCCCAGCGGACGGAATCTCTCAGGGTCAAGTCAATCCAATATCGTTCGAATACCTGCATCGGCCCCTAATATTTCGATTAGCAAAACGGTAAACACACCTGATGCGACTGTAGGTGACATCCTTACCTATACCGTTATTGCAACCAATGCCGGAATTAGTGCGGTCCAAAATCTGGTGATTTCGGATGCACCATCCGGCTCTGAATTTGTCCCGGGTAGTGTCACGATTAATGGATCTGCTGTTACAAGCGCAAGCCCCGTTGCGTGA
- a CDS encoding beta strand repeat-containing protein codes for MGTLNSSSSVTVTYQTRVNSVPSTGLVSNRANAAFTSGSFNGVSSSISVNTPIFLPVVQVVKSASTTSLTVGDTFNYTIQINNTGNIAATVTLTDPIPAGAVFSTNSVIINGVPTPGVSPDVGISLGEIAAGTGATVTFVATVTSLPDARQLINQAVASFAYTLPSGRTIAGFSSSNTITIPVSLPNVTIVNSDNVEYGVVGDVIRYTSVIRNNGTVAVNNVVYVNPLPSNTPFVPGSVIVNGTSFPLSNPTAGIPIGTLAPGAEVTVTFEVTITMPIPSQINNQSTVSFTSGSFSGSSSSNTTQTPVIQPQISLVKTANTVNATVGDTVVYTVTVSNTGNLEANVTLTDTIPAATTLVPNSVVVSGVPQPGATPAAGIPIGIVAAGATAVVTFAVVVDSLPSPQQLSNFATSSFTFTPPDGRTLTGSATSNTLTFPVSSPNVAVVKSTASTAATVGDTVTYSILVTNSGIAPVSNIQFSDPIPAGSSFVTGSVTVNGVAQPGANPAGGVPLGTLGPGTSATVTFSIRVDAIPPSDQLSNRSTVSFTSGTFSSTTFSNTVVTPVYQPILSAQKTASTQNATVGDTVSYTITVNNQGNFGAQINLTDNLPAGTILVPNSVIVNGQPLPAGNPATGIPAGNVAPGATTTITFSVVVDTLPSPQQLVNQASVALSYTLPDGRNITESVLSNVLTITVSAPDVDVVKSTTSTAVSVGDIVTYSIAVTNNGIATVNNVVFTDAVPTSTVLAPTGVFVDGVLRPGANPSTGITLGSIAPGVTVTVVFSVQVTALPASAVLNNQSTVSFTSGVFSATTFSNTVTTPVFQPILAAVKTGDQTIATVGDTVVYSIAISNTGNYGASVTLTDTIPAGTELVPNSVIINGASAPGADPASGIPLGVVSTTTLVTFSVVIVTLPLSQSITNQASATFSYTLPDGRTLGGTITSNALNIQVSAPNVSVVKTTPVSDAVVGDTIVYEMVVTNEGIDPVNNIVITDPINPATTFVAGSVLVDGVPRALANPALGIALGSLAPGASIAVSYAVRVNTLPTPPQVSSQSSVSFTSGVFSGAAYSNTVVTPIYQPIIAVTKTGSTSNATIGDTITYSFAINNSGNLDASLTLTDNIPNGAVLLPNSVLIDGVPQPGANPETGIVVGSIPSGGTVIVTVTLEVTVDSLPQDQQLVNQAVANYTFSPPDGRLLTGTVSSNVLVIPVSAPNVTVVKSTSAVDAVVGDVITYTVVVTNSGIEVVNNVVMVDPVPVGTVFVPGSVTVDGVPRPTGNPNTGITLGSIAAGASVTVTFRVEVVVI; via the coding sequence GTGGGTACATTGAATAGCTCAAGCAGTGTAACTGTGACCTATCAGACCCGGGTGAATTCTGTTCCATCCACAGGTTTGGTTAGTAACCGGGCCAATGCAGCATTTACATCAGGCAGTTTTAATGGTGTTTCTTCTTCCATATCGGTAAATACCCCCATATTTCTGCCAGTGGTTCAAGTGGTGAAGTCAGCAAGTACAACAAGTTTGACGGTAGGAGATACGTTTAATTACACCATCCAAATTAACAATACAGGTAATATAGCTGCAACGGTTACCTTGACAGATCCCATTCCAGCAGGAGCGGTATTCAGCACAAATAGTGTCATTATTAATGGCGTACCTACACCTGGGGTCAGCCCGGATGTAGGGATCAGTCTAGGAGAGATTGCTGCGGGCACAGGTGCAACGGTCACTTTTGTTGCGACGGTTACCAGTTTGCCAGATGCAAGGCAGTTAATTAATCAGGCGGTTGCTTCGTTTGCTTACACGCTTCCAAGTGGGAGAACGATTGCCGGATTCTCGTCATCCAACACCATCACTATTCCTGTCTCTCTACCCAATGTAACGATTGTCAACAGTGACAATGTAGAGTACGGCGTAGTCGGGGATGTCATTCGATACACGTCTGTTATTCGTAATAACGGCACAGTAGCCGTTAATAATGTGGTATATGTCAATCCTCTTCCTTCGAATACCCCATTTGTACCCGGAAGTGTCATTGTGAACGGGACTTCGTTCCCGCTCTCCAATCCGACCGCCGGCATTCCAATCGGTACGTTGGCTCCAGGAGCCGAGGTTACCGTAACTTTTGAGGTGACGATTACCATGCCGATTCCTTCGCAGATTAACAATCAGTCGACGGTCAGCTTCACATCCGGTTCATTTTCAGGGTCATCATCGTCCAATACCACTCAGACTCCGGTCATACAACCGCAGATTTCACTTGTCAAAACGGCAAATACCGTAAATGCGACCGTAGGTGATACGGTTGTATACACAGTAACGGTTAGCAACACAGGCAATCTGGAGGCAAATGTTACCCTGACAGATACCATTCCCGCTGCGACTACTTTAGTACCCAACAGTGTGGTTGTATCCGGTGTGCCACAGCCAGGAGCGACGCCAGCAGCAGGCATTCCGATAGGTATTGTAGCAGCGGGGGCGACAGCTGTTGTCACGTTTGCCGTTGTTGTGGATTCACTTCCATCTCCACAGCAGCTTAGCAACTTTGCTACATCATCCTTTACATTTACACCTCCAGATGGGCGGACGTTGACTGGCTCAGCCACTTCGAATACACTCACGTTCCCGGTCTCGTCACCAAACGTCGCTGTTGTCAAAAGCACAGCTTCCACCGCGGCTACGGTAGGCGATACGGTGACCTATTCCATTCTAGTGACCAACAGCGGAATTGCACCGGTGAGCAATATTCAGTTTTCAGACCCGATTCCAGCTGGATCCTCCTTTGTTACAGGGAGTGTCACAGTGAATGGGGTTGCGCAACCCGGAGCCAATCCGGCAGGTGGGGTACCCCTTGGTACATTGGGGCCCGGAACGTCCGCGACGGTCACATTCAGTATCCGTGTCGACGCGATCCCGCCAAGTGATCAGTTGAGCAATCGCTCTACGGTCAGTTTTACCTCAGGTACATTCTCAAGCACAACCTTTTCAAATACTGTGGTCACTCCGGTGTACCAGCCTATTCTTTCAGCACAAAAAACAGCCAGTACACAAAATGCTACCGTTGGGGATACAGTCAGCTACACGATAACCGTGAACAATCAGGGAAACTTTGGAGCCCAGATTAACCTGACAGATAACCTTCCAGCCGGAACCATCCTTGTTCCAAATAGCGTTATTGTAAACGGTCAACCGCTGCCAGCAGGAAATCCAGCAACGGGCATCCCCGCAGGCAACGTGGCTCCCGGAGCTACGACCACCATTACCTTTTCAGTGGTTGTTGATACGCTGCCAAGTCCGCAACAACTGGTGAATCAGGCTTCTGTAGCTCTATCATATACATTGCCGGATGGGCGGAACATCACGGAGTCTGTTCTATCCAATGTGTTGACCATTACCGTATCGGCACCGGATGTCGATGTCGTCAAATCCACAACTTCAACGGCGGTATCAGTTGGTGATATCGTAACGTATAGCATCGCTGTAACCAATAACGGAATTGCAACGGTCAACAATGTGGTTTTCACGGATGCAGTGCCGACAAGTACCGTTCTTGCGCCAACTGGCGTGTTTGTTGATGGTGTTCTGCGCCCTGGTGCCAATCCTTCTACGGGAATAACGCTTGGTTCCATCGCACCTGGCGTTACGGTAACCGTTGTATTTAGTGTGCAGGTTACGGCGCTCCCGGCAAGTGCAGTGTTAAACAATCAGTCCACGGTCAGTTTTACATCAGGGGTTTTCTCAGCGACCACATTCTCCAATACGGTTACAACTCCGGTCTTTCAACCTATTCTGGCGGCAGTGAAAACGGGAGATCAGACGATAGCAACGGTAGGGGATACCGTTGTGTACAGCATCGCCATCTCCAATACCGGGAACTATGGGGCATCCGTCACGTTGACCGATACCATTCCGGCAGGAACAGAGCTTGTTCCAAATAGCGTTATTATTAACGGGGCTTCAGCACCAGGTGCAGATCCGGCTTCGGGTATTCCGCTTGGTGTCGTTTCCACAACAACTCTAGTTACCTTCTCCGTTGTGATTGTGACGTTACCTTTGAGCCAGTCCATCACCAATCAGGCTTCTGCTACATTTTCGTATACATTGCCTGATGGAAGAACACTTGGAGGCACGATTACGTCCAACGCACTCAACATTCAAGTATCTGCTCCGAATGTCAGCGTTGTGAAGACCACTCCGGTGAGTGATGCTGTGGTGGGCGATACGATCGTATACGAGATGGTTGTGACCAATGAAGGAATTGACCCGGTAAACAACATTGTGATCACCGATCCTATTAACCCAGCCACCACATTTGTTGCTGGCAGCGTCTTGGTAGATGGCGTTCCACGGGCCTTGGCAAACCCTGCGCTGGGCATAGCCCTTGGTAGTTTAGCCCCTGGAGCATCGATAGCGGTATCGTATGCAGTGCGGGTCAATACGCTTCCAACACCACCACAAGTGAGCAGTCAGTCTTCCGTAAGTTTCACATCGGGTGTTTTCTCGGGAGCAGCGTATTCCAATACGGTTGTAACACCAATCTATCAGCCGATTATTGCCGTAACCAAAACAGGGAGCACCTCCAATGCAACGATTGGTGACACCATCACCTATTCTTTTGCCATTAACAATAGCGGGAATCTGGATGCAAGTTTGACATTAACGGACAATATACCGAATGGAGCCGTACTGCTTCCCAACAGTGTTCTGATTGATGGTGTTCCACAGCCAGGTGCCAATCCGGAGACGGGTATCGTTGTGGGTTCCATACCGTCCGGAGGTACGGTTATTGTAACGGTTACCCTCGAAGTGACTGTAGATTCGTTGCCGCAGGATCAGCAACTCGTTAACCAGGCGGTGGCCAACTATACATTTAGTCCACCCGATGGCCGTCTGTTGACAGGGACGGTATCCTCCAATGTTCTGGTGATTCCGGTATCTGCACCAAATGTGACTGTTGTCAAAAGCACAAGTGCGGTTGATGCCGTTGTCGGCGATGTGATCACCTATACGGTTGTAGTAACCAATAGCGGCATTGAAGTGGTAAATAATGTGGTCATGGTTGACCCGGTACCTGTCGGTACAGTATTTGTGCCAGGAAGTGTTACGGTGGATGGTGTGCCAAGACCAACAGGGAATCCGAATACAGGTATCACACTTGGATCGATTGCTGCGGGTGCTTCCGTTACGGTTACATTCAGAGTAGAGGTTGTGGTGATATGA